The genomic window TTCTTCAATTTGCTGTAAATAACAAATTCAAGAATAAACCAATTATCTAAATAAAATCCCGCTTAACAGCGGGATAGTATTATTCTTCAACGTTCTCTTTTAAATATTTAACAACGTCTCCAACAGTTTTGAAGTTTTCAGCTTCTTCATCTGGAATTTCCATGTCTAACTCATCTTCTAGAGCCATCATAAGTTCTACTAAGTCTAATGAATCAGCGTTTAAATCTTCAACAAATGATGCTTCCATAGTTATATCATCTTCGCTAATACTTAACTTCTCAGCTATTATTTCCCTTATCTTTTCAAACATAACTTTCACCTCCTAAATACACCCATTTAGATAATATTATATATTATTTATCTAGTCAATATACATAAAGGCATAAATTACATATTATTTTTTAGTTCTTCCTTAATCTTTTCTAGAACTTCATTATCGTAGAAAGTTTTAGTTTGCCTAATTGCGTTTTTAAAAGCTTTTCCATCTGAGCTTCCATGAGCTTTTATACAAATGCCATCAACACCTAAAAAAGGTGCTCCACCATATTCTTTATAATCAAATTTAATTTTAAGTTTTTTAAATACAGGTTTTAGTAATCCCGCACCTATTTTACTCATAAAACCTGATGATAATATTTCTTCTTTTATCATTGTTAAAAGAGTTTTTGCAACTCCTTCATACATTTTAAGTAAAGTATTTCCAACAAAACCGTCACAAACTAATACATTTACATCACCTGTTGAAGTTTCTCTTGGCTCTACATTTCCTACGAAATTTAAATCTTTTTCTTCTTTTAAAAGTTTATGAACTGCTTTTGTAAGCTCATTTCCCTTTTCTTCTTCTGCACCTATATTAACAAGACCTATTGTTGGATTTTTTGTTCCTATTACTTCTTGGTAATAAATTCTTCCCATATGAGCAAATTGAACTAAATAGTTTGGCTTTGAATCAACATTAGCTCCTGCATCAACTATCATAAAACTACCATTTTTACCTGGCATAATTGGTGCTAATGCTGGTCTTTCAACACCCTTAATTCTTCCAACCAACAAAGTACATCCAGCTAAGAATGCTCCTGTACTTCCTGCTGATATAACTGCATCACATTCTTTATCTTTAACTAGCTTTAATGCCTTGCATATGCTAGAATCTTTCTTTCTTTTTAACGCCCTAACAGGATGTTCATTTGTAGATATTACTTCTCTTGCATCTATAACCTTTACAAGGTTTTTATCATAATCGTAATTTTTTAATTCTTTTTCTATTTCTTCTGCTTTACCTGTTATATAATATTCTATACCATTGTATTCCTTAAGAGCTAACATAAGGCCTTCTATTACAGCTTTAGGTGCATTGTCTCCACCCATACCATCAATAGCTATTTTCATAAATACCACTGCCCCTTTTCTTTATATATAAAGAAAAGAAAGTCATTAGACTTTCTTTATTCTTCTGATGAAGCAACTACTTCTTTACCTTTGTAGAATCCACAGTTCTTACAAACTCTGTGAGCTAATTTCATTTCGTGACATTGTGGACATTCAACTATTCCAGGTAAGCTTAACTTAAAAGTTTGAGCTCTTCTTGAATCTCTCTT from Clostridium septicum includes these protein-coding regions:
- the rpmF gene encoding 50S ribosomal protein L32; amino-acid sequence: MGNPARKTYRAKRDSRRAQTFKLSLPGIVECPQCHEMKLAHRVCKNCGFYKGKEVVASSEE
- the acpP gene encoding acyl carrier protein produces the protein MFEKIREIIAEKLSISEDDITMEASFVEDLNADSLDLVELMMALEDELDMEIPDEEAENFKTVGDVVKYLKENVEE
- the plsX gene encoding phosphate acyltransferase PlsX — its product is MKIAIDGMGGDNAPKAVIEGLMLALKEYNGIEYYITGKAEEIEKELKNYDYDKNLVKVIDAREVISTNEHPVRALKRKKDSSICKALKLVKDKECDAVISAGSTGAFLAGCTLLVGRIKGVERPALAPIMPGKNGSFMIVDAGANVDSKPNYLVQFAHMGRIYYQEVIGTKNPTIGLVNIGAEEEKGNELTKAVHKLLKEEKDLNFVGNVEPRETSTGDVNVLVCDGFVGNTLLKMYEGVAKTLLTMIKEEILSSGFMSKIGAGLLKPVFKKLKIKFDYKEYGGAPFLGVDGICIKAHGSSDGKAFKNAIRQTKTFYDNEVLEKIKEELKNNM